In the genome of bacterium SCSIO 12827, the window GCCGTGGACGTTTCGGGCAGCATCGATGATGACGAAGCGCGTTTGCAGCGCGAAGGTTTCGCCACGGCCATCACCAACCCGCATATCATGCGTGCCATCCGTTCGGGCCCCTTGGGCCGGGTCGCCGTGATGTATGTGGAATGGTCGGGACTGGACCGCCACCACATTGTCGCCGACTGGACCGTGATCGCCAATGAAAGCGACGCCCGCGACTTCGCCGAAACCATATCCGACGGGTCGCCGTTCCGCGGGCAGTGGACCTCGATCTCAAACGTCATCGACCAGAGCATGAAGTATCTGGAGAACAGCCCTTACCGGGGCGCGCGCCGGGTCATCGACATTTCCGGCGACGGCGAAAACAACAACGGCGATCCCATCATGGGGGCCCGCGACCGCGCCATCGCCGCCGGTGTGACCATCAACGGTCTGCCCATCATCAACGGGCGCACCGGCCCCAACGGCATGGCGCCCCCGGAAGACCTGGACGGTTATTACCGGGATTGCGTGATCGGCGGGCCGGGGGCGTTCCTGGTGGTCGCCCGCGGGTTTTCCGACTTCGCCCGCGCCATCCGGCGCAAGCTGTTTCTGGAACTGTCGGGCTGGCAGCCCGCCCCCCGGCGCGTGCGGGCAGCGCTGCGGCCGAAGGTTGACTGCCTGACCGGAGAGAAACGCACGCTCCGCGAATTGCAGGAACTGAATGACATCCAGAAGGACCGATACAAGGGCGGGCCCTCGAAGGCGCATTGAGGTAGGATAACGGCCATGTGGATTATGCGTCTGTTTCCGATGGTCTTGGCGGCGCTCGTGGCAGGGATGCCCGGCGCGGCCCGCGCCCTTGACGTCGACCTGGAACTGGTGCTGGCCGTGGATGTTTCCGGCAGCATCGAAAAAGACGAAGCCGAACTGCAGCGTGAGGGCTTCGTGCAGGCATTCCGCAACGAGGCCGTGATCCGCGCCGTCACCAGCGGCGAACACAAGCGCATCGCCGTCACCTACATTGAGTGGGCGGGCGTCAGCCATCAACGCATGGGCATTGACTGGCGCATCATCGACAGCGCCAAGGCGGCACATAACTTTGCCGCTGAGTTGTCCAATCTGCCCTTCGCCTCGGCACTTTGGACCTCCATATCAGGGGCCATTGATTTCGGCATGGAGCGCCTTAGCGCCAGCCCCTATCGATCCAAGCGCCGGGTCATCGACATTTCCGGCGACGGCGCCAACAACCATGGCGAGGCGGTTCTGCCGGCCCGCGACCGCGCGGTGCGCCAGGGCGTGACCATCAACGGCCTACCCATCGTCAACGGCCGGCCCAGCCCCTTCGGCATGCCGCAGTTGCCTAATCTGGATTGGTATTTCGAGGACTGCGTGATCGGCGGGCCGGGTGCCTTCATCGTCGTCGCCGACGGTTTTGCCGACTTCGGCCGTGCCATCAAGCGCAAATTGATTCGCGAGATCGCGGACCTGGGCGGGCCGAAGACGACGCGGGGCCTGTACCACCCGGCACGCCTCGACGCGCGCCCGCCCTGCGACGCAGGCGAACAACTGCTTCTGGAAATGGACGATACTTAGACTTCGATCTCGCCGCGCATCACCGCCGCGCAGGCACCGCCGACGCGGATCGCCGTGACCGTGCCGCCGGCGACATCGGCCGCGGTTTCGATCAGCGACGGGCGGCCCATCTCGACCCCCTGGATGATCCGGTAATCATAACTGCCGTCGCCCGTCGTCAGCGTGCCGAGCAAACCCGTCAAGGCCGCCGCCGCCGCACCTGTGGCAGGATCTTCGGCAATGCCCAGGCCTGGTGCGAACATGCGCGCATGGAAGGTCCCGGGGGCATTGGGGGCGGGAACGTAGACAAAGATATGGCCGCCCATGGCGGGATGCCGGGCCATGACGTCGGCGTTGCCCCGGGCCCGGCCCAGAGCGTCGACTCCGTTCAGCCGGGCGATGGGAAAAGTCATGCCGGCGGACCCAAGCAGCGGCGGATGGGCCGAGGTATCGATATCGGCGGGGTCCAGGTTCACGCAGGCGGCGAAATCCGCGGGTGAGAATTCATCCGTGTGGGAAAACCCCTGGGGCGCCGTCAAGCGTGCCCCCACCGGTCCGTCCGGTCCCGTTCGGATGTCGACAAGGACCAGACCGGCCGCTTCCTCGAACCGCAGGATTGATCTCAGGGGCTTGCCGAACAGGCGGCCCTCGCGGGCCAGCACGAAGGCTGTGCCGACGTTGGGGTGCCCGGCGAAGGGCAGTTCACGGCCCGGGGTGAAAATACGCACGCGGGCCGTGTTGGCCGGATCCGCGGGCGGCAGCACGAAGGTGGTTTCCGACAGGTTGAATTCGCGGGCGACGGCCTGCATCGTGTCGTCGGAAAGGCCCTCGGCGTCCAGCACCACGGCCAGCGGATTGCCACCGAAGGCGCGGTCGGTGAACACATCGACGGTGGCGAAGCGGCGTTTCATCACGGGGCCTGCATACAACTGACGGGCGACTTGAAAATTGACCAAGGTCAACATCCGGTCAAGAAACACATTGTATGGGTACAGGGAAAAACCCCCGTATTTGTATAGGCTAGAGCCATTACCAAGAGGAGCCAAATGACAAAAACATCATATGTAACCGGCAAGGAGGCCTTCTTCGGAGACGACGAGATCATCGTGTCGAAGACGGACCTTAAGGGGCACATCACCTATGCCAACGATGTGTTCCTGAAAATCGCCGGCTATACCGAGGCCGAGGTGCTTGGCCAGCCGCACAACCTTATCCGTCATCCCGACATGCCGCGCTGCGTCTACAAACTGCTTTGGGATACGATTTCATCAGGGGCGGAAATCTTCGCCTACGTGAAGAACCGCTGCAAGAACGGTGACCACTATTGGGTGTTGGCCCATGTCACGCCGTCGTTCGACGCGAATAAGGCCATCGTCGGCTACCACTCGAACCGCCGCGTGCCCGACCGCCAGGCGTTGGAGCGCGTGATCATCCCGCTGTACCGGGACTTGAAGAAAAGGGAAGACGCCTTCGAGAACCGCAAGGACGGTATGAACGCCGCCTTCGATGACATCACCGCCCTGCTGCAGGGCAAAGGCGTCGCCTACGACGAATTCATCGCCACGATTTAAGTTTTCCCAATCTCTTTTTGCACAACCGCGCGACGCAGTACCGCGCACGCCCGTGCCTTTGGCCCGGCATACCAAGCCGAAGGAACGTCAGTCCGTGTTTATGTTCACCAACCACAAGAAGTCGAAAATCGCCGAGGCTTTGAGGGTCTGCAACGCCGTCGCCGACGGTGATTTCGAAGCCCGCATCATCGGGATTAACGACCGTGACGGCGAGATCGCCGAACTTTGCCATGCCATCAACCGTTTGATCGACCGCACCGACGCCTATGTGCGTGAATCCACCGCCAGCCTGGAATATGTCAGCCAGAACAAATACTTCCGGCGCATTCAGGAACGCGGCATGGTGGGTGCCTTCCGCACGGCGTCCCGGGCCATCAACACGGCCACGCAGTCGATGCAGGACCGCATCAATGCCTTCCGCGAGGTGACCAGCGATTTCGAAACCCGCATGGGCGGCGTGACCGAGGCTGTGTCCGCCGCCGCGACAGAACTCGAATCCTCCGCCGGCGCTATGAGCGCCACGGCTTCGGCGACCAGCGAGCAGGCGGCGACCGCCGCCAGCGCCGCCGACCAGGCGACCGCCAATGCGCAGACCGTTGCCTCGGCGGCGGAAGAACTATCGAGCTCGATCTCTGAAATCGGCCGCCAGGTCACGCATTCCACGTCGATTTCCCAATCGGCCGTGGCCCATGCCCGCGAGGCCGACACCCGCATCGAAAACCTGTCTCAAGGGTCGGAACGCATCGGGGAGGTGTTGAAGCTGATCGCCGATATCGCGGACCAGACCAATCTTCTGGCGCTTAATGCGACCATCGAGGCCGCCCGCGCCGGCGAGGCCGGTAAGGGGTTCGCCGTGGTCGCGTCCGAGGTCAAGAACCTGGCCAATCAGACGGCCAAGGCCACCGATGACATTGCGGTTCAGGTCGAGAACATCCAAACGGTGACCGCGGAGACGGTGACGTCGATCGCGGAGATCAGCGCGACCATCGACCGGATGGAAGAGGCTGCCGCCAATATTTCCGCCGCCGTCGAGGAACAGGATGCGGCGACGCGCGATATCGCGGTCAATGTAGAACAGGCCGCCGCCGGCACGGCGGAAGTCACCCGTAACGTTTCATTGGTGACCGAAGGAGCGCAGGAAACCGGTTCCGCCGCCCAGCAGGTGCTGGCCGCATCGGGCGAACTGGCGCGGCAGTCGACCGTCCTGGAAAGCGAAGTTCGGGGCTTCCTGGATCGCTTGCGCGCGGTTCTTTAACAGCGGTCAGTCGGCGGCGTCCGCGTAGGCCTCCAGCGGCGGGCAGGTGCAGACTACGTGGCGGTCGCCGTAAACGTTGTCGACACGGCCCACGGGCGACCAGTACTTACCGTGATAAAGCCCCGGCACCGGGAAGGCCGCCTGTTCGCGGCTGTAGGCATGGGCCCAGGCGCCGGCCGTCACCGTATCCACCGTATGGGGGGCGTTGACCAGGGGGTTGTCGTCGGCGGGCCAGTCACCGGCACCGACCTTTTTCGCTTCCTCGGCGATGGCGATCATGGCTTCGACGAAGCGGTCCAGTTCCTCCTTGGGTTCCGATTCCGTCGGCTCCACCATCAACGTCCCGGCGACGGGCCAGGACATGGTCGGCGCGTGAAAGCCGTAATCGATCAGCCGTTTGGCGATGTCGTCCACGGTGATGCCGTGCTCGTCCTTCAGCGGTCGGGTGTCGATGATGCACTCATGAGCGACGAAGCCCAGCTTGCCGGTGTAGAGACAGTTGTAATACCCGGCCAAGCGCTTGGCCACGTAGTTCGCGTTGAGGATCGCGACCTGGGTCGCCCGCATCAGTCCTTCGCCACCCATCATGGCGATATAGGCCCAGGAAATCGGCAGGATCGACGCCGACCCCCAGGGCGCCGCCGACACGGCGCCCACGGTTTTGGCACCCCCGGCGGCGGGCACCACGGGACTTCCCGGAAGGTACGGCGCCAGGTGTTTCTTGATGCCGATGGGGCCGACGCCCGGCCCGCCCCCGCCGTGGGGGATGCAGAAGGTCTTGTGCAGGTTCATATGCGCCACGTCGGGGCCGAAGGTCCCCGGGCGGCACAGGCCGACCATGGCCTGCAGATTGGCGCCGTCCATGTAGACCTGACCGCCGTTGGCATGAATGATGTCGCAGATTTCCTCGATCGCTTCCTCGAACACCCCGTGGGTCGAGGGATAGGTGACCATCAGCGCCGCCAGCGCGTCCTTGTGCGTCTCGGCCTTGGCCTTGAGGTCGGCGACGTC includes:
- a CDS encoding PAS domain-containing protein — encoded protein: MTKTSYVTGKEAFFGDDEIIVSKTDLKGHITYANDVFLKIAGYTEAEVLGQPHNLIRHPDMPRCVYKLLWDTISSGAEIFAYVKNRCKNGDHYWVLAHVTPSFDANKAIVGYHSNRRVPDRQALERVIIPLYRDLKKREDAFENRKDGMNAAFDDITALLQGKGVAYDEFIATI
- a CDS encoding DUF1194 domain-containing protein codes for the protein MRLFPMVLAALVAGMPGAARALDVDLELVLAVDVSGSIEKDEAELQREGFVQAFRNEAVIRAVTSGEHKRIAVTYIEWAGVSHQRMGIDWRIIDSAKAAHNFAAELSNLPFASALWTSISGAIDFGMERLSASPYRSKRRVIDISGDGANNHGEAVLPARDRAVRQGVTINGLPIVNGRPSPFGMPQLPNLDWYFEDCVIGGPGAFIVVADGFADFGRAIKRKLIREIADLGGPKTTRGLYHPARLDARPPCDAGEQLLLEMDDT
- a CDS encoding PhzF family phenazine biosynthesis protein: MKRRFATVDVFTDRAFGGNPLAVVLDAEGLSDDTMQAVAREFNLSETTFVLPPADPANTARVRIFTPGRELPFAGHPNVGTAFVLAREGRLFGKPLRSILRFEEAAGLVLVDIRTGPDGPVGARLTAPQGFSHTDEFSPADFAACVNLDPADIDTSAHPPLLGSAGMTFPIARLNGVDALGRARGNADVMARHPAMGGHIFVYVPAPNAPGTFHARMFAPGLGIAEDPATGAAAAALTGLLGTLTTGDGSYDYRIIQGVEMGRPSLIETAADVAGGTVTAIRVGGACAAVMRGEIEV
- a CDS encoding DUF1194 domain-containing protein, which codes for MLTMAAPGEAKEAKDVDLELVLAVDVSGSIDDDEARLQREGFATAITNPHIMRAIRSGPLGRVAVMYVEWSGLDRHHIVADWTVIANESDARDFAETISDGSPFRGQWTSISNVIDQSMKYLENSPYRGARRVIDISGDGENNNGDPIMGARDRAIAAGVTINGLPIINGRTGPNGMAPPEDLDGYYRDCVIGGPGAFLVVARGFSDFARAIRRKLFLELSGWQPAPRRVRAALRPKVDCLTGEKRTLRELQELNDIQKDRYKGGPSKAH
- a CDS encoding methyl-accepting chemotaxis protein — encoded protein: MFTNHKKSKIAEALRVCNAVADGDFEARIIGINDRDGEIAELCHAINRLIDRTDAYVRESTASLEYVSQNKYFRRIQERGMVGAFRTASRAINTATQSMQDRINAFREVTSDFETRMGGVTEAVSAAATELESSAGAMSATASATSEQAATAASAADQATANAQTVASAAEELSSSISEIGRQVTHSTSISQSAVAHAREADTRIENLSQGSERIGEVLKLIADIADQTNLLALNATIEAARAGEAGKGFAVVASEVKNLANQTAKATDDIAVQVENIQTVTAETVTSIAEISATIDRMEEAAANISAAVEEQDAATRDIAVNVEQAAAGTAEVTRNVSLVTEGAQETGSAAQQVLAASGELARQSTVLESEVRGFLDRLRAVL